One genomic segment of Streptomyces sp. RerS4 includes these proteins:
- a CDS encoding MFS transporter produces the protein MSVASLRRAARESVSGLPSAFWWLWASTLVNRLGAFVATFMTLYLTLDRGYSASFAGLVVALHGLGGVVSSLVAGVMTDRLGRRPTMLAANVSTSLSVALLGFMEHPAAIAAVALLVGMASNASRPAVSAMMADIVRPEDRVRAFALNYWAINLGFAISATLAGFVAEYSYLAGFLGEAALTLLCAVLVFAKLPESRPVKGSGASAREADGPEIGLGSVLRDGRFMGVVGLSFLISLIFTQGSVGLPVAMGAAGFSPGDYGLVVAVNGLLIVVLQIPVTRFIEHRDPRRLLVVSALLAGYGFAMTAFAGPLWAYALTVCVWTLAEIVNSPIQMGLVVRLSPAHGRGRYQGMYTMSWSVAALVAPLMAGFVIDRLGARWLWGATGVLGTVAAAGYWLLMRGLPGADAATATDTDTDTDTGAAAASRESAPAPAPAPVAAEA, from the coding sequence ATGTCCGTTGCCAGTCTGAGACGGGCCGCCAGGGAGAGCGTGTCGGGTCTGCCGTCGGCGTTCTGGTGGCTGTGGGCGAGCACCCTCGTCAACCGGCTCGGGGCCTTCGTCGCCACCTTCATGACCTTGTACCTGACCCTCGACCGGGGCTACTCGGCTTCCTTCGCGGGCCTCGTGGTGGCGCTGCACGGGCTCGGCGGTGTGGTGTCCTCGCTGGTGGCCGGCGTGATGACGGACCGGCTGGGGCGGCGTCCGACGATGCTGGCGGCGAACGTGTCCACGTCGCTGTCGGTGGCGCTGCTCGGCTTCATGGAGCACCCGGCGGCGATCGCGGCGGTGGCCCTGCTGGTGGGCATGGCCTCGAACGCCTCACGGCCGGCGGTCTCCGCGATGATGGCCGACATCGTCCGGCCGGAGGACCGCGTACGGGCCTTCGCGCTGAACTACTGGGCCATCAACCTCGGCTTCGCGATCAGCGCGACGCTCGCCGGGTTCGTGGCGGAGTACAGCTACCTGGCCGGCTTCCTCGGCGAGGCGGCGCTGACGCTGCTGTGCGCGGTGCTGGTCTTCGCGAAGCTGCCGGAGTCGCGGCCCGTCAAGGGGAGCGGCGCCTCGGCGCGGGAGGCGGACGGGCCGGAGATCGGGCTCGGGAGCGTGCTGCGCGACGGGCGGTTCATGGGGGTCGTCGGCCTGTCGTTCCTGATCTCGCTGATCTTCACGCAGGGTTCGGTGGGCCTGCCGGTGGCGATGGGCGCGGCCGGGTTCTCGCCGGGTGACTACGGGCTGGTCGTCGCGGTGAACGGCCTGCTGATCGTGGTGCTCCAGATCCCGGTGACCCGGTTCATCGAGCACCGCGACCCGCGCCGGCTGCTGGTGGTCTCGGCGCTGCTGGCGGGGTACGGGTTCGCGATGACGGCGTTCGCGGGACCGTTGTGGGCGTACGCGCTGACGGTGTGCGTGTGGACGCTGGCGGAGATCGTGAACTCGCCGATCCAGATGGGGCTGGTGGTGCGGCTGTCGCCGGCGCACGGCCGGGGGCGCTACCAGGGCATGTACACGATGTCGTGGTCGGTGGCCGCGCTGGTGGCCCCGCTGATGGCCGGGTTCGTCATCGACCGGCTGGGCGCGCGGTGGCTGTGGGGGGCCACCGGGGTCCTGGGGACCGTGGCGGCGGCCGGGTACTGGCTGCTGATGCGAGGCCTGCCCGGGGCCGACGCGGCTACGGCTACGGATACGGATACCGATACGGATACGGGTGCGGCTGCCGCCTCCCGGGAGTCCGCTCCCGCTCCCGCGCCCGCCCCCGTCGCCGCCGAGGCGTAG
- a CDS encoding DUF2516 family protein — protein MLMQGFNNGVLPLFGYAMLALAVVAFVMALVAREDAFRAADKQTKTFWMVILGITVVVDLFLPMLFLQIAGLVATIVFLVDVRPALRQVSGGGRRKGGSSSDGPYGPYNGGR, from the coding sequence ATGCTGATGCAGGGTTTCAACAACGGCGTGCTGCCGCTGTTCGGCTACGCCATGCTGGCGCTCGCCGTGGTGGCCTTCGTCATGGCGTTGGTGGCGCGCGAGGACGCGTTCCGGGCCGCCGACAAGCAGACCAAGACGTTCTGGATGGTCATCCTCGGCATCACGGTCGTCGTCGACCTCTTCCTGCCGATGCTGTTCCTGCAGATCGCGGGCCTGGTGGCCACGATCGTCTTCCTCGTGGACGTACGCCCCGCCCTGCGGCAGGTCTCGGGCGGCGGCCGGCGCAAGGGCGGCAGCAGCAGCGACGGACCGTACGGCCCGTACAACGGCGGGCGCTAG
- a CDS encoding fused response regulator/phosphatase, with protein sequence MPVPVPRQRDTPATESGPAVPPVTLAPPGPASLTLLVIGDDPAGRLTVPEILDADGHHRIRLRSARNLTEAARLLTPDVHCVLLDLSLPGPGEGDGDGLTTLREVLRIAPRHAVLVLTAEADADRAAEAVRVGAQDFLFRDELDGRLLSRAIRYAVERKRADIAQYKLAESKLRAQENARLERGLLPTPLLEGSDLRFAARYRPGRSRALLGGDFYDTVRTPDGTVHAMIGDVCGHGPDEAALGVELRIAWRALTLAGLCGDELLATLQQVLEVERPCEEIFATLCTVDIAPDGRRAGLCLAGHPAPLISRPGRPARLLPYENSGPALGLLPRARWPRRQVELGGTWSLMLYTDGLIEGRIGEGRERLGQDGMVEMINRHLSAGLSGEGLLEASVTEARRLNGGELTDDVAVVLLSRAAL encoded by the coding sequence ATGCCCGTACCCGTACCGCGGCAGAGGGACACCCCGGCCACGGAGAGCGGTCCGGCGGTTCCCCCCGTCACCCTCGCGCCGCCCGGCCCCGCCTCGCTGACCCTGTTGGTGATCGGTGACGACCCGGCCGGCCGCCTCACCGTCCCCGAGATCCTCGACGCGGACGGCCACCACCGCATCCGGCTCCGCAGCGCCCGCAACCTCACCGAGGCCGCGCGTCTGCTCACCCCCGACGTGCACTGCGTGCTGCTCGACCTGTCCCTGCCGGGCCCCGGCGAGGGCGACGGTGACGGGCTGACCACCCTGCGCGAGGTGCTGCGGATCGCGCCGCGCCACGCCGTCCTCGTCCTCACCGCCGAGGCGGACGCCGACCGCGCCGCCGAGGCCGTCCGGGTCGGCGCGCAGGACTTCCTCTTCCGCGACGAGCTCGACGGGCGGCTCCTGAGCCGCGCCATCCGGTACGCCGTGGAGAGAAAGCGGGCGGACATCGCCCAGTACAAGCTCGCAGAATCGAAACTGCGCGCCCAGGAGAACGCCCGCCTCGAACGCGGCCTGCTGCCCACCCCGCTGCTGGAGGGGTCCGATCTGCGCTTCGCCGCCCGCTACCGGCCCGGCCGCAGTCGGGCCCTGCTCGGCGGGGACTTCTACGACACCGTCCGCACCCCCGACGGCACCGTCCACGCCATGATCGGCGACGTCTGCGGCCACGGCCCCGACGAGGCCGCCCTCGGCGTCGAGCTGCGCATCGCCTGGCGGGCGCTGACCCTGGCCGGGCTGTGCGGCGACGAGCTGCTGGCGACGCTCCAGCAGGTCCTGGAGGTGGAACGGCCCTGCGAGGAGATCTTCGCGACGCTGTGCACCGTCGACATCGCGCCCGACGGCCGCCGCGCGGGCCTGTGCCTGGCCGGCCACCCGGCTCCGCTGATCTCCCGGCCGGGCCGCCCGGCGCGCCTGCTCCCGTACGAGAACAGCGGCCCCGCGCTCGGGCTGCTGCCCCGGGCCCGCTGGCCCCGCCGCCAGGTCGAGCTGGGCGGCACCTGGAGCCTGATGCTCTACACCGACGGCCTCATCGAGGGCCGCATCGGGGAGGGGCGCGAACGCCTCGGGCAGGACGGCATGGTCGAGATGATCAACCGCCACCTGAGCGCGGGCCTGAGCGGTGAGGGCCTGCTGGAGGCCTCCGTCACCGAGGCCCGCCGGCTCAACGGCGGTGAGCTCACGGACGACGTCGCCGTCGTCCTGCTCTCCCGCGCCGCCCTCTGA
- a CDS encoding YbjN domain-containing protein, whose protein sequence is MADTAAIIESVLTGAELSWESPEPGSYVVQLPGTRKLSTTCALRVGRHSLSVNAFVIRHPDENEAGVHRWLLERNLKLYGMAYAVDPLGDVYLTARLPLSVVTPDDLDRLLGTVLEAADGAFNTLLELGFASAIRREYEWRVSRGESTRNLDAFKHLTQPSR, encoded by the coding sequence ATGGCTGACACCGCCGCGATCATCGAGAGCGTCCTGACCGGCGCCGAGCTGAGCTGGGAGAGCCCCGAACCGGGTTCCTACGTCGTCCAGCTGCCCGGCACCCGCAAGCTGAGCACCACCTGCGCCCTGCGCGTCGGCCGGCACTCCCTCTCCGTGAACGCCTTCGTCATCCGCCACCCCGACGAGAACGAGGCCGGCGTCCACCGCTGGCTGCTGGAGCGCAACCTCAAGCTGTACGGGATGGCGTACGCCGTCGACCCGCTCGGCGACGTGTACCTGACGGCCCGCCTCCCGCTGTCCGTCGTCACCCCCGACGACCTGGACCGACTCCTCGGCACCGTCCTGGAGGCGGCGGACGGCGCCTTCAACACCCTGCTGGAGCTGGGCTTCGCGAGCGCGATCCGGCGCGAGTACGAGTGGCGCGTCTCGCGCGGCGAGTCCACCCGCAACCTGGACGCGTTCAAGCACCTCACCCAACCGTCCCGCTGA
- a CDS encoding class I SAM-dependent methyltransferase: protein MASRSTPPPPKRPVGTVTRGTTNPNRLRRMDRWIAATHGSALRRADAPVAVDLGYGAAPWTAVELLARLRRVAPAVRVVGIEIEPARVAGAKPYEREGLTFRHGGFEVPLEGGERPALIRAANVLRQYDEERVARVWELLCGRLAPGGLLVEGTCDEIGRRHVWVALGPEGPRTVTFATRLGSLERPSDLAERLPKALIHRNVPGEAVHAFLRDFDRAWSAAAPYASYGARQRWIRTARALAGDWPLADGPGRWRQGELTVRWEALRPAG, encoded by the coding sequence ATGGCCTCCCGCAGCACCCCGCCGCCCCCGAAACGCCCCGTCGGCACCGTGACGCGCGGGACCACGAACCCGAACCGGCTTCGCCGCATGGACCGCTGGATCGCTGCCACGCACGGCTCGGCGCTGCGGCGGGCGGACGCCCCGGTGGCGGTGGACCTCGGCTACGGGGCCGCGCCCTGGACGGCGGTCGAGCTGCTGGCGCGGCTGCGACGGGTGGCTCCGGCCGTGCGGGTGGTCGGCATCGAGATCGAGCCGGCGCGGGTGGCGGGGGCCAAGCCGTACGAGCGGGAGGGGCTGACCTTCCGGCACGGCGGCTTCGAGGTGCCCTTGGAGGGTGGGGAGCGGCCGGCGCTGATCCGGGCGGCGAACGTGCTGCGCCAGTACGACGAGGAGCGGGTGGCCCGGGTGTGGGAGCTGCTGTGCGGGCGGCTGGCCCCGGGCGGGCTGCTGGTGGAGGGGACCTGCGACGAGATCGGGCGGCGGCACGTGTGGGTGGCGCTGGGGCCGGAGGGGCCGCGCACGGTGACGTTCGCGACCCGGCTCGGCTCCCTGGAGCGGCCGTCGGACCTGGCGGAGCGGCTGCCGAAGGCGCTGATCCACCGGAACGTGCCGGGTGAGGCGGTGCACGCGTTCCTGCGGGACTTCGACCGGGCCTGGTCGGCGGCGGCGCCGTACGCCTCGTACGGGGCGCGGCAGCGGTGGATCCGTACGGCGCGGGCGCTGGCCGGGGATTGGCCGCTGGCGGACGGTCCGGGGCGGTGGCGGCAGGGGGAACTGACGGTGCGGTGGGAGGCGTTGCGCCCGGCCGGGTGA
- the phoU gene encoding phosphate signaling complex protein PhoU produces MRDAYHEELDSIGESLVEMARLVGSAIGRATTSMLDADLKLAESVIAADQKVDDLQHDLEARAIALLARQQPVATDLRIVVTSLRMSADLERSGDLAQHVAKLARLRFPDTAVPRDLHATILEMGQLAQRLMAKAAEVIITKDVDLALQLEQDDDEMDQLHRTLFQHLMDDRWKHGIETAVDVTLLGRYYERFADHAVSVAKRVVYLVTGEHADELQTPTAVEGV; encoded by the coding sequence ATGCGCGACGCGTACCACGAGGAACTGGACTCGATCGGAGAGAGCCTGGTCGAGATGGCCCGGCTCGTCGGTTCCGCGATCGGGCGGGCCACCACCTCCATGCTGGACGCCGACCTGAAGCTCGCCGAGAGCGTCATCGCCGCCGACCAGAAGGTGGACGACCTCCAGCACGACCTCGAAGCGCGCGCCATCGCCCTGCTGGCCCGCCAGCAGCCGGTCGCGACCGACCTGCGCATCGTCGTCACCTCGCTGCGCATGAGCGCCGACCTGGAGCGCTCCGGCGACCTGGCGCAGCACGTGGCGAAGCTGGCGCGGCTGCGCTTCCCGGACACGGCGGTCCCGCGTGACCTGCACGCCACGATCCTGGAGATGGGTCAGCTCGCGCAGCGCCTGATGGCGAAGGCCGCCGAGGTGATCATCACGAAGGACGTGGACCTCGCGCTCCAGCTGGAGCAGGACGACGACGAGATGGACCAGCTGCACCGGACGCTCTTCCAGCACCTGATGGACGACCGCTGGAAGCACGGCATCGAGACGGCCGTCGACGTGACGCTGCTGGGCCGCTACTACGAGCGCTTCGCGGACCACGCGGTGTCGGTGGCCAAGCGTGTCGTGTACCTGGTGACGGGTGAGCACGCGGACGAGCTCCAGACGCCGACGGCCGTCGAGGGCGTCTGA
- a CDS encoding helix-turn-helix transcriptional regulator — protein sequence MASLNVGNLGEYLREQRRQAQLSLRQLADAAGVSNPYLSQIERGLRKPSADILQQLAKALRISAETLYVQAGILDERDRDEVETRAVILSDPSINERQKQVLLQIYDSFRKENEADAARPDDTVMPPTN from the coding sequence ATGGCATCGCTCAACGTCGGAAACCTCGGCGAATACCTCCGTGAGCAGCGCCGGCAGGCCCAGCTTTCGCTGCGGCAGTTGGCCGACGCGGCGGGGGTGTCGAATCCGTACCTGAGCCAGATCGAGCGCGGGCTGCGCAAGCCGAGCGCGGACATCCTCCAGCAGCTGGCCAAGGCGCTGCGGATCTCCGCCGAGACGCTGTACGTGCAGGCCGGCATCCTCGACGAGCGGGACCGGGACGAGGTGGAGACGCGGGCCGTCATCCTCTCCGACCCGTCGATCAACGAGCGGCAGAAGCAGGTGCTGCTCCAGATCTACGACTCGTTCCGCAAGGAGAACGAGGCCGACGCCGCCCGCCCCGACGACACCGTGATGCCCCCGACGAATTGA
- the mshA gene encoding D-inositol-3-phosphate glycosyltransferase → MSQYVSRLGGSISGRIAAARGTRHDAPRLRLPAVGHHRKPRRVAMLSVHTSPLHQPGTGDAGGMNVYIVELAKRLAAINIEVEIFTRATTGGLPPAVELAPGVLVRHVDAGPYEGLAKEELPAQLCAFTHGVMQAWAGHRPGYYDLVHSHYWLSGHVGWLAAERWGVPLVHAMHTMAKVKNAALAEGDTPEPAARVIGETQIVAAADRLIANTAEEADELVRHYEADPGKVAVVHPGVNLDRFTVGDGRAAARTRLGLPQDAVIPLFAGRIQPLKAPDILLRAVAVLVDQDPSLRARLFVPVVGGPSGSGLAKPEGLQKLAAKLGIADLVHFHPPVRQDALADWFRAASVLVMPSYNESFGLVAIEAQAAGTPVLAAEVGGLPVAVNDGVTGILVPGHDPVDYARELRRFVDDPGLTDRMGGQAARHAQFFGWDTAASGTADVYTAAMHDHRRRVRSHHG, encoded by the coding sequence TTGAGTCAGTACGTGTCCCGTCTCGGCGGCAGCATCAGCGGCCGCATCGCCGCCGCCCGCGGCACCCGGCACGACGCTCCCCGGCTGCGCCTGCCGGCCGTGGGCCACCACCGCAAGCCCCGCCGCGTGGCCATGCTCAGCGTGCACACCTCACCGCTGCACCAGCCCGGCACCGGCGACGCCGGCGGCATGAACGTGTACATCGTCGAGCTGGCCAAGCGCCTCGCCGCGATCAACATCGAGGTGGAGATCTTCACCCGGGCCACCACCGGCGGCCTGCCCCCCGCCGTCGAGCTCGCGCCCGGCGTCCTCGTACGTCACGTGGACGCCGGCCCCTACGAGGGCCTCGCCAAGGAAGAGCTGCCGGCGCAGCTGTGCGCCTTCACCCACGGCGTGATGCAGGCCTGGGCCGGCCACCGCCCCGGCTACTACGACCTCGTCCACTCGCACTACTGGCTCTCCGGCCACGTCGGCTGGCTCGCCGCCGAACGCTGGGGCGTCCCCCTCGTCCACGCCATGCACACCATGGCCAAGGTCAAGAACGCCGCGCTCGCCGAGGGCGACACCCCCGAGCCGGCCGCCCGCGTCATCGGCGAGACCCAGATCGTCGCCGCCGCCGACCGCCTCATCGCGAACACCGCCGAGGAGGCCGACGAGCTCGTACGGCACTACGAGGCCGACCCCGGCAAGGTCGCCGTCGTCCACCCCGGCGTGAACCTCGACCGCTTCACCGTCGGCGACGGCCGCGCCGCCGCCCGCACCCGCCTCGGCCTGCCCCAGGACGCCGTGATCCCGCTGTTCGCGGGCCGCATCCAGCCCCTCAAGGCCCCCGACATCCTGCTGCGCGCCGTCGCCGTCCTCGTCGACCAGGACCCGTCGCTGCGCGCGCGGCTCTTCGTCCCCGTCGTCGGCGGCCCCAGCGGCAGCGGCCTCGCCAAGCCCGAGGGGCTCCAGAAGCTCGCCGCGAAGCTCGGCATCGCCGACCTCGTGCACTTCCACCCGCCGGTGCGCCAGGACGCCCTCGCCGACTGGTTCCGGGCCGCGTCCGTGCTGGTCATGCCGTCCTACAACGAGTCGTTCGGGCTCGTCGCCATCGAAGCCCAGGCCGCCGGTACGCCCGTCCTCGCCGCCGAGGTCGGAGGGCTGCCCGTCGCCGTCAACGACGGCGTGACGGGGATCCTCGTACCCGGCCACGACCCCGTCGACTACGCCCGCGAGCTGCGGCGCTTCGTCGACGACCCCGGCCTCACCGACCGGATGGGCGGACAGGCCGCCCGGCACGCGCAGTTCTTCGGCTGGGACACCGCCGCGAGCGGCACCGCCGACGTCTACACCGCCGCCATGCACGATCACCGCCGTCGCGTACGCTCCCACCATGGCTGA
- a CDS encoding phosphoglyceromutase: MADAPYKLILLRHGESEWNAKNLFTGWVDVNLNEKGEKEAVRGGELLKDAGLLPDVVHTSLQKRAIRTAQLSLEAADRHWIPVHRSWRLNERHYGALQGKDKAQTLAEFGEEQFMLWRRSYDTPPPALEDGTEFSQSEDPRYATIPPELRPRTECLKDVVVRMLPYWYDGIVPDLLAGRTVLVAAHGNSLRALVKHLDGISDADIAGLNIPTGIPLAYELDADFKPLNPGGTYLDPTAAAAAIEAVKNQGKKK; this comes from the coding sequence ATGGCCGACGCACCGTACAAGCTCATCCTCCTCCGTCACGGCGAGAGCGAGTGGAACGCGAAGAACCTGTTCACCGGCTGGGTGGACGTGAACCTCAACGAGAAGGGCGAGAAGGAGGCGGTCCGCGGCGGTGAGCTGCTCAAGGACGCCGGCCTGCTCCCCGACGTCGTACACACCTCGCTCCAGAAGCGCGCGATCCGCACCGCCCAGCTCTCGCTGGAGGCCGCCGACCGCCACTGGATCCCGGTCCACCGTTCCTGGCGCCTGAACGAGCGCCACTACGGCGCCCTCCAGGGCAAGGACAAGGCGCAGACCCTCGCCGAGTTCGGCGAGGAGCAGTTCATGCTGTGGCGCCGTTCCTACGACACCCCTCCGCCGGCCCTTGAGGACGGCACCGAGTTCTCGCAGTCCGAGGACCCGCGCTACGCCACCATCCCGCCGGAGCTCCGCCCCCGGACGGAGTGCCTGAAGGACGTCGTCGTCCGCATGCTCCCGTACTGGTACGACGGCATCGTCCCGGACCTCCTCGCGGGCCGCACCGTCCTGGTCGCCGCGCACGGCAACAGCCTGCGCGCCCTGGTCAAGCACCTCGACGGCATCTCCGACGCCGACATCGCGGGCCTGAACATCCCCACCGGCATCCCGCTCGCCTACGAGCTGGACGCCGACTTCAAGCCCCTCAACCCGGGCGGCACCTACCTCGACCCGACCGCCGCCGCGGCCGCCATCGAAGCCGTCAAGAACCAGGGCAAGAAGAAGTAA
- a CDS encoding YncE family protein: MATTALCAALLPGAAQAVGDSSSAAATKQVQPSNRAYVANSLSDTVSVVNTGNRRLIANILVGDSPRDVAVNVNTARAYVTNAGSESVSVIDTTSNRVIATIQVPGVPVGVDLDTADGVGVVTAAGANWVTVINTVDNSVLGTVPLQPDCGPVGVALDEASDRAYVTCFNLDTVDVVSYNNLELLSVASAGDGPDGVAFDPTRRRLFVTNRFSDNVSVIDPLNLAPVATIPVGDGPSGIDVDPGRGRAFVANSGANTASVINIDNHTVTAVVPVGSFPSGVAVDPGGARAYVTNRGSDNVTPINTSNLRPQSPFAVGDGPIGIDVVGRL; the protein is encoded by the coding sequence GTGGCCACGACAGCGCTGTGCGCAGCGCTCCTGCCGGGCGCGGCGCAGGCCGTCGGCGACAGCTCGTCGGCAGCAGCCACGAAGCAGGTCCAGCCGTCCAACCGCGCCTATGTGGCCAACTCGCTCTCGGACACGGTGTCGGTGGTCAACACCGGCAACCGCAGGCTGATCGCCAACATCCTGGTCGGTGACAGCCCGCGCGACGTGGCCGTGAACGTGAACACGGCGCGTGCCTACGTGACCAACGCGGGCTCGGAAAGTGTGTCCGTCATCGACACGACCAGCAACAGGGTGATCGCCACGATCCAGGTCCCCGGAGTGCCCGTCGGCGTGGACCTGGACACGGCGGACGGGGTCGGTGTCGTCACTGCCGCGGGGGCGAACTGGGTCACGGTGATCAACACCGTGGACAACAGCGTGCTCGGGACCGTCCCGCTGCAACCGGACTGTGGCCCCGTAGGGGTCGCACTGGACGAGGCGAGTGACCGTGCCTACGTGACCTGCTTCAACCTGGACACCGTGGACGTGGTCAGCTACAACAACCTCGAACTTCTGAGTGTGGCCAGCGCAGGAGACGGCCCGGACGGTGTGGCGTTCGACCCGACCCGCCGGCGGCTGTTCGTCACCAACCGGTTCTCGGACAACGTATCGGTGATCGACCCGCTCAACCTCGCCCCCGTAGCCACCATTCCGGTCGGCGACGGCCCGTCCGGTATCGACGTGGACCCCGGCCGTGGGCGGGCCTTCGTGGCCAACTCCGGCGCCAACACGGCCTCGGTGATCAATATCGACAACCACACCGTGACGGCCGTCGTCCCCGTCGGCTCGTTCCCCTCAGGGGTGGCGGTCGACCCGGGTGGGGCCCGCGCCTACGTGACCAACCGGGGATCGGACAACGTGACACCGATCAACACCTCCAACCTCCGCCCGCAAAGCCCGTTCGCCGTCGGCGACGGCCCCATCGGGATCGACGTCGTCGGACGCCTCTAG
- a CDS encoding C40 family peptidase, which produces MGTAKRASSRSSRRRGVSSALTLLCAMAILTAPGIAVGSAYAAPSAPGAPTPTPTPPPPPNSTPDAQGKSLDQVRQEIEDLYRQAGAATDAYNLAESETKAQTERIVEIAKLVVAGQDRIAGLKNRAGAAARAQYRSNGLPPGARLALSDSPADFLDGTGRLRQGEKATTDLLSELNRTQTDLERYAKDAGAIWQKMEENRVKQEAAKKRIEEKIKAAEALENRLEAEEKARLIQLEQEAQYKAQTAWLSSGAMKDVKGTATDAGKLAVQFATAQIGKPYVWGAAGPDSFDCSGLTSQAWLKAGRGIPRTSQEQLRLLPKVAVKDMRPGDLIIYWDDASHVGMYVGDGAMVHAPRPGRNVTMAGVGSMPIKAVVRPDA; this is translated from the coding sequence ATGGGGACCGCGAAGCGAGCTTCGTCGCGATCGTCGCGACGACGGGGAGTGTCGTCCGCTCTGACGCTGCTGTGCGCGATGGCGATACTGACGGCCCCCGGGATCGCGGTGGGCAGTGCGTACGCGGCGCCTTCCGCGCCCGGCGCGCCCACGCCCACGCCCACGCCTCCTCCCCCGCCGAATTCGACGCCCGACGCGCAGGGCAAGTCGCTGGACCAGGTGCGCCAGGAGATAGAGGACCTCTACCGCCAGGCCGGCGCGGCGACCGACGCGTACAACCTCGCGGAGAGCGAGACCAAGGCGCAGACGGAGCGGATCGTCGAGATCGCCAAACTGGTGGTGGCGGGCCAGGACCGGATCGCCGGCCTGAAGAACCGCGCGGGCGCCGCCGCCCGCGCCCAGTACCGCTCGAACGGGCTGCCGCCGGGCGCCCGGCTCGCGCTGAGCGACAGCCCGGCCGACTTCCTGGACGGCACGGGCCGACTGCGGCAGGGCGAGAAGGCCACGACGGACCTGCTGTCCGAACTGAACCGGACCCAGACGGACTTGGAGCGGTACGCCAAGGACGCGGGCGCCATCTGGCAGAAGATGGAAGAGAACCGGGTCAAGCAGGAAGCCGCCAAGAAGCGGATCGAGGAGAAGATCAAGGCGGCCGAGGCGCTGGAGAACCGGCTGGAGGCCGAGGAGAAGGCCCGGCTGATCCAGCTGGAGCAGGAAGCCCAGTACAAGGCGCAGACGGCGTGGCTGTCGTCGGGCGCGATGAAGGACGTCAAGGGCACGGCGACGGACGCCGGGAAGCTGGCGGTGCAGTTCGCCACCGCGCAGATAGGGAAGCCGTACGTGTGGGGCGCGGCGGGGCCGGACTCCTTCGACTGCTCGGGGCTGACCTCGCAGGCGTGGCTGAAGGCGGGCCGGGGCATCCCGCGGACCTCGCAGGAGCAGCTGCGGCTGCTGCCGAAGGTCGCGGTGAAGGACATGCGCCCCGGCGATCTGATCATCTACTGGGACGACGCGAGCCACGTGGGCATGTACGTCGGGGACGGCGCGATGGTCCACGCCCCGCGCCCCGGGCGCAACGTGACGATGGCGGGCGTGGGCTCGATGCCGATCAAGGCGGTGGTCCGCCCCGACGCGTAA